The Panicum virgatum strain AP13 chromosome 3N, P.virgatum_v5, whole genome shotgun sequence genome includes the window ATGCCTGCTTTGCCATACTCGTCGGCGCTGCCCGTCGATGTTTGCTGACGTGTCGGAATGATCGGCCGGTGCAGCAAGAGCGGTACGCGGACGACACGCGGAGCgagcacggcgcggcggcgtacggcagcCGGCGGCTGTCGGCGAGCATCGAGTCCTCGTCGTACGGGTACGACAGGAGCCCCAAGATCGTGGAGGTGGACCCGGGCCGGCCCAAGTCGCGGTCGTCCTCGCGCCGGGCGAGCTCCCCGCTGCTCGAcgccggcagcagcggcggcgaggagtggGGCGCCAACTCCGCGtgctcgccgctgccgtgctACCTgtccgccgggccgccgcgcaTCACCGTGCCGACCTCGCGCCAGTTCCCGGACTACGACTGGTGCGCGCTGGAGAAGGCCCGGCCGGCGACGGCACAGAGCACGCCGCGGTACCTGCACGTGCACGCGCCGGGCACCCCGACCAAGTCCGTGGCGGGCTACTCCCCGTCGCTCCACGGCTGCCCGAACTACATGTCAAGCACGCAGGCGTCGGAGGCCAAGGTGCGGTCGCAGAGCGCGCCGAAGCAGCGGCCGGAGCTCGCCtgcggcaatggcggcggcgcgcggaagCGGGTGCCGCTGagcgaggtggtggtggtggagtcgTCCCGCGCGAGCCTGAGCGGCGTCGTGGGAATGCAGCGCGGGTGCGGCGCCAGGGCGCAGGACGCGTTCAGCTTCAAGACGGCCGTCGTCGGCCGCATCGACCGCACGCTGGAGGTGGCCGGCGTCGAGAACGACCGGCTGGCGTTCCTGCAGAGGAGGTGGTGATGAGGCCAGCAGGCTCTGCATTGGGGATGCCAGTGAAACGAGggctttggggggggggggggggggagtaatTAGCAATAAGAATGCGTTTTCCTGTGTGTTCTTGCGAGCTCTCGTCCTTTtcattcttcttgttcttgtgtgtTTGCAATGTGATCAATCATGCAGCTTTTGtgtttcttctcttctcttctcttttttttttcatgttcatTTGTGGCAAACAAGTGTATGAGGAAAAATTGATTCATACTGCACTTGGCATGTAAATTCTTGGTCCTATTTATCCACGATCTTCTTGGATTGTGTTCTTAACTGCTTCTCTATTTGTTCAGAGCATTGTGTGATTTGTTTCTACTATTGTGGAGGCACCTGGCACCCATTCAACTGAATCGGCAGAGGCAGTAGTGGGCACCAATCTTAGGCCACTCACAATGAAGAGTCTGAAAAATCAATTGGAAGGACCGTCCTATCACAGCACAGAAACTAACAGAAACGGCCTCTTGAATCCAGTTCCTACCATGGTATAAACTACACGACGTCATATGGACGTCGTTGCAGTACTTAGGGGTGCAAATAGGTAAcctttaggtgcacctccaactgtctttagttcaaaattttatactaacttttcaaattgagaTATGGTTTTGGAgatttaatataaaattttgaactagagaGAGTTGGAGGAGCACTTAATGGATACCAATTGGCACCCATAGCAGTACTCTTCTAGTATATGTTTGATTTCAATCAAGGGAACGTTAAAAATTCGCTTGCAATTGATCTTAAACTCATGGCAGTGCTAGTTTGTGCTAAGCGCTAACACTAGTGCTGTAGACTGACTAGGGTTGCAATGAACGGGAGAGGTAGCTTGGAACTCAATTCGTTTCGTCCGGAGCCATGACAGGCCAAACGGCCGATGATTTGAGTCCTCGAACTCAGAAGTTGGATCGGATTCTTTCGTAGAGCCTACTACTGATTTTGTCCCGTAGGCGCGTTCAAAACCTGGTTGCTGGGCCTAGCATTAGCCGCTATCAATAATCCTACTGGAGCACTTCGTgcgatgaatgaatgaatgaatcgTGGAGGAGGATGGAAATGGAGAGGGAACACGGCTTGCTTGGCAGCTTGCAATTGGCGCCACACCTCGTAGTAGCCTTCCGGGAATTCGGGCGCTGAGATCCAACGCGGAACAGGGCGCCGAGGCGGGAGTGCGGGCCCCACCATGGCCTCCGCCCCCACTCCTGACACGCGGGCCCGGGTTGCTCCCCTCCCCGGACCCAGCTAATTAATCCCCAAAGAGAAAGGGCGAGGTCGGCTccgtcgctgctgctgccacaAGGTGCACTGTTCCCTGCACGTTCCAGTTTGCTGCTCGTTACCGTGCTGCTGCTGATGTCACCCgcgccgtgtttggtttggggtGTAAAAGTTttcgtgaaatttttttggctctttgaccactaatttagagtattagataaagtctaattacaaaaccacctccacaacctccgtgtaaatcacgagacaaatctaatgaggttttttaccgcgtgattagaggatgattactgtagtatcactgtggCAAATGATTAATTactaccgtcattagattcgtcttgaaaAATCACACCCATTcctgaaaaaattttgcaaatagacttcatttagtactccatgtatgcgagattctttttttcgAAAAACGTGCACGTAAAAATTACTGTATAAACCAAACATCGCCATGCCGTGCCCTGCCGGTAAAAGTATGGGTATACCCGTTTGGAGTTTTTTTTCTCTAGTATGTTTTTTTGCGCATTCTAAAGTGACCAACGGAAGGTCCCCAACCCCATTGCAAGTTGCATCCATAACCAGAGCACTAGATCCATAGCCAGTGGCTCGGTGGTAGCGCTCGTGGTTGCGAGGCTGCCCGCCAGCGTTTGATCTCCCGTGATCGCAACGCTAGTGTCGCACCGGGTGCTGAGGCCTGTGTGTGGGTGTGCGTGCATGTGGAGGTGTGCGTGTGTCTCAGTATGACGTCTTTCGAGACTACTTGGACAGCTTCGTCTGCGTTAAATTCGGTTAATATAGGCGTCCAAAATCTTACATGACTTTCCAGTGTTAAAAAAAAATCGCACCCGATCTGTGCCCGTGACAAACGAACGAGCGAGCATGTGATCGACGGAGAGGCTGGCGGGGCCTGAGCACTGTCAGCGGAACCCAGAGGTTAGCTGGTCCTCCCCTTTTCTCCTGCGCCCTGCCCTGCTTGCTGGAACACTGCCTGCCGATGAGGACACGGGCGGCCTATCCATCCATCCGTCCATTCACCCTATCCGTCCGTCGGTCCGCGGCGCCTTTCTTCTCAGCAATGATTAGGTCCTGATTTGACGGATGATAGAGGACTCGGTCTCTCCTGGGTGACCGTGCGAGCTCCTGCTAGATGCTGCACGCATAGTacatttttctctcttcctttttgAAGATCCGTGTCCTTGCACTGCCCTTCTTTTCCTGCACGTTTCGCATTTTGCCGTGCACCATTCTACCTCCGTTCTAAGGCTTTCCACCCCATACACAtcgtaaacataaaaaaaactgtcacatcgaatgtttcaatacatgtatggagtactaaatgaagtttatttacaaaactttttgcatagatgggctgtaaatcgcgagatgaatctaatgagcccacttaatctatgatttgcaacattgatgctacagtaactattcgctaattattgattaatcatagattaattagcatcattagattcgactcgcgatttacaactcatctgtgcaaaaagttttgtaaataaactccatttagtacttcaaattagtaagattccaacgcaaaaaaaaattgcgctggaactaaacagggcctaattgTAAGACAATTTGCTTTGTCCTATGTCTGTATAGTCtgagtttgatcaaatttatagtgAATAATATTAGCATTTGACAtatcaaataagtaaattataaaattattttattacaTATAATAGATCTAGTAATTCTCATTTGATATTCAGTTTGACCAAAATACCTTACATTGCAGCATTGAGAGAATAAACTAGCAGCCGACTAAATAGGAGCATTAACTTGTATGGCTGCCAAATTTTGCGACGTGGCTAGCTGTGACAGGCATTCAAACGTTCCCTTGATCACCAGTTTTAGGACTTGCTCCCGTGAAGGATACAGCAGGCCGCGGTTAGTCTAACCATAACAGGCTGGAGCCGACGATCAAGAACGTGATCCTTGTTGGTGTGTGTGGAGTTTATTTGGTTGTGCAGACCAATGCAGAAGCTACCCGTCTCATGTAGGGATGGCAATTCCACCCGCGgatgcgggtatccgcggatttTAAACCCGATggatgcgggtgcgggtttgatATTTCACCCGTGGGtggacccgcacccgcacccgcatattgcgggtgcgggtgcggattTGAGATTCCACCCGCGGGTGGACCCGCATCCGTCCGGAAAAAAAACCACAACCCAACCTATTTAGATAAGGTCAATCCCAACTATCCTAACTACAAAATGAGCACATAACTTATGAATTTATTGTTAGTTTGTCCTTATTACTTTGAACTAATGGATTTGATGCTAGTTTGCTCTTATTATTTATAGAAATGTGTTATTTGACTGTTTAAATTGATGAATTTGTACATTTTTATTACATCTGTTGTTAGACCCGCGGGCACCCGAAACCCCGCCCGAAAtccgcgggtgcgggtgcgggtgcaaaAATGCACCCGCGGGTTTGCTCGCGAGCGGGTTTTTTCCAATCCCGCGGGTTTGCCTGCGGGCGGGTTTTCGCCAAACCCGCACCCACACCCGCGGGTGCCATCCCTAGTTTCATGAAGGGAATGGTTTAATTTTCTTTGTTAAAAAACCGATGAATACGCTAACGGTGCCAAATGTGTGGAGCCTAGAGGGAGGGAAGGACATGAAGGGAGCCTAATGCGAACATATGCCCCTACTTATACTCCTGCTAATGGGGCGGGGCTTGATGGGttttttgggtgggttttaatacgggtactattggatgggtggaaacgggtgacactatgaaatgggttggggcgggttgggttgacgacatagacgggttgggacgggttggggcgctatggtagtagatcggcacgtaagtcgcatatcatcttccatcgtgacttcgggttggggcgggttggggcattgggccgacggggtgggtcggggcgggtggtAGTTAAGGCTCTTGAAATATGGGTAGGGGCGGATTTGGGGTGGGTTCAACCCCATTAGCAGGCGTACCTACTTATACTCTCTTCGTCTCAAAAATACTGTTTGTTCAGAAAATAACTGTGTTACCTCTAATTAACTATAGCAGTTGTTATTAAAGACCACATTGTTTATTTGGTTCCCTATATTCTCaataaatgcaaatgcattGAAATTAGAAAAGTAATACTCTGTCCTAGAATATAGCTATTTTTAAGTCAAATCTTTTAAACTTTAACAGTAGATGGTGAAAAAACTATACAAACTGACAACATAAAGTGCTACCAGTTTATTCATATTGAAACCAACTATCATGACATGCaatattttctatttaaaaTTAATTACCTTTGAAGATACTATtgataaaaaatgaaaatatttaACTTTGACCAAGTTAAAAAGTTGTAGTACTTAAGCATTGGAGTGACTCAATGCCCTTCTCTATGCAACTAGGCGTATAACCTGCGCATTTGCGCGACTAGtactgaaaattcaaaaatttgcatgtcgttatatccttacttaaagattatacaatttttttttaccatacatcaccctgGTCATTATCATAAATTAAGTCTTATTGTTTGTTAAAACAaatcaaatatgatctacctataataacaatttatgTTGacctttaataatattatgcatataattattcttatttttgttttattttgattgattgttgttagctttagtttttattaatagtatatgtttgtaactgatacatagctaaatgatatttcatatttaatttttcataatggtattggtgggtgatttttaattagacacAAGGGTATTTTaggtttttttttgtaatggcAATGGtgagtaattttaatttttctttttttctccgattaacgttaGAATTTCTAgtccttgagagcgaacgtggaggcttcgtttgttggccaaataataagataatagatagattatTTCTTAgtatttaatattattttaattagaTGGACTTTACTACAACCTAAACGAACAGTCTTTGTAACAATATTTTAGAACAGAGGGATTATGTATAAAGCTACAAAGATCCAAGCTCACTGAACGTAACCGAACAAAAGAATGCACATGCGTATATGTTGATTATTGACGGAACGAGCAAGCTTAGCGTACGTATGTGCCTATCGTGATTCTTTTTCGTACTacctttttttaataatataatgGTTCGTATAAAGAAGTTGTGAAAGAAAACATCACCATTAACCATTGAAGATGATAGGAGCTACATTGCTGTTACCCACCAACATACATGCATCTCATTCAAAATTCGACCTGATTCTCG containing:
- the LOC120664332 gene encoding uncharacterized protein LOC120664332, which produces MGKAARWFRSFLGKKDQAKDQRRQRENHQPLPPQASAKRWSFGKSSRDTAEAAAAAAAASQAPVAAGNAAIARAAEAAWLRSAAYAETDREREQSKHAIAVAAATAAAADAAVAAAQAAVAVVRLTSKGRAAPVLATAGGRAAAAVRIQTAFRGFLAKKALRALKALVKLQALVRGYLVRRQAAATLQSMQALVRAQAAVRARRAGVPVLPQLHHPPVRPRYSLQERYADDTRSEHGAAAYGSRRLSASIESSSYGYDRSPKIVEVDPGRPKSRSSSRRASSPLLDAGSSGGEEWGANSACSPLPCYLSAGPPRITVPTSRQFPDYDWCALEKARPATAQSTPRYLHVHAPGTPTKSVAGYSPSLHGCPNYMSSTQASEAKVRSQSAPKQRPELACGNGGGARKRVPLSEVVVVESSRASLSGVVGMQRGCGARAQDAFSFKTAVVGRIDRTLEVAGVENDRLAFLQRRW